The following proteins are co-located in the Phocoena phocoena chromosome 1, mPhoPho1.1, whole genome shotgun sequence genome:
- the RNF207 gene encoding RING finger protein 207, which translates to MSGAIFAPLEGPGALDAASGPPLVCPLCRARYEHPCLLDCFHDFCAGCLRGRTADGRLACPLCQHQTVVKGPSGLPPVDRLLQFLVDSSGDGMDVVRCANCDQECGKQDAETTYFCNTCGQPLCARCRDETHRARMFARHDIVALGQRSRDVLQKCTLHAEPYIMFSTDKKSLLCIRCFRDMQGESRAHCVDLESAYVQGCERLQQAMLAVKALQTATGEAIALLQAMVDEVRRSAADEEAAIHALFGSMQDKLAERKALLLQAVQSQYEEKDKAFKEQLSHLATLLPTLQVHLAICSSFLSLANKAEFLDLGYELVERLQGIVTRPHRLRPAQSSKIASDYRAEFARCLEPLLLLGPRRAAGAGGGTSTLAGGSGPKVLMGPSCPSPVGKMLGSPVQKPTLHRSISTKVLLAEGDDSPFTEHCRHFENSYRRLQAEMQNLKDQVQELHRDLTKHHSLIKAEIMGDILHKSLQVDTQIALEYASVEGMRAVFQEIWEESYQRVANEQEIYEAQLHDLLQLKQENAYLTTITKQITPYVRSIAKVKERLEPRFQAPVEEPSDHLQNTHDDGVNGEAQARVSALKPATEKEIS; encoded by the exons ATGTCGGGAGCTATCTTTGCGCCCCTGGAGGGCCCGGGCGCCCTGGACGCGGCGAGCGGCCCCCCGCTCGTGTGCCCGCTGTGCCGCGCGCGGTACGAGCACCCCTGCCTGCTGGACTGCTTCCACGACTTCTGCGCCGGCTGCCTGCGCGGCCGCACCGCCGACGGCCGCCTCGCCTGCCCGCTGTGCCA ACACCAGACGGTGGTGAAGGGCCCCAGCGGGCTGCCTCCGGTGGATCGGCTGTTGCAGTTCCTGGTGGACAGCTCAGGGGATGGTATGGACGTGGTGCGCTGTGCCAACTGCGACCAGGAGTGCGGCAAGCAG GACGCAGAGACCACGTACTTCTGCAACACGTGCGGGCAGCCGCTGTGCGCGCGCTGCCGCGATGAGACGCACCGGGCACGCATGTTCGCGCGCCACGACATCGTGGCCTTGGGCCAGCGCAGCCGCGACGTGCTCCAGAAGTGCA CACTGCACGCCGAGCCCTACATCATGTTCTCCACCGACAAGAAGTCGCTGCTGTGCATCCGCTGCTTCCGGGACATGCAGGG GGAGAGCCGGGCTCACTGCGTGGACCTCGAGTCGGCGTACGTGCAAGGCTGCGAGCGGCTGCAGCAGGCGATGCTG GCGGTGAAGGCCCTGCAGACCGCCACAGGGGAGGCCATCGCACTGCTGCAGGCGATGGTGGACGAGGTGCGACGCAGCGCGGCGGATGAGGAGGCCGCCATCCACGCCCTCTTCGGCAGCATGCAG GACAAACTGGCAGAGAGGAAAGCGCTGCTGCTGCAGGCTGTGCAGAG CCAGTATGAAGAAAAGGACAAGGCCTTCAAGGAGCAGCTCTCCCATTTGGCTACTCTGCTGCCCACCCTCCAG GTCCACCTGGCCATCTGCTCTTCCTTCCTCAGCTTGGCCAACAAGGCTGAGTTCCTGGACCTGGGCTAT GAGCTGGTGGAGAGGCTGCAGGGCATCGTCACGCGGCCACATCGCCTACGGCCCGCACAGAGCAGCAAG ATCGCCAGCGACTACCGCGCCGAGTTCGCGCGCTGCCTGgagccgctgctgctgctgggacCGCGCCGGGCGGCGGGTGCCGGGGGCGGTACCAGCAC GCTAGCAGGGGGCTCGGGCCCCAAGGTGCTGATGGGAcccagctgcccctcccccgTGGGAAAGATGCTGGGGTCACCGGTCCAAAAGCCCACGCTGCACCGGTCCATCAGCACCAAGGTGCTGCTGGCAGAGGGCGACGATTCACCCTTCACGGAACACTGCCGCCACTTTGAGAACTCCTACCGG CGCCTGCAGGCAGAGATGCAGAACCTGAAGGACCAGGTACAGGAGCTGCACCGGGACCTCACCAAGCACCACTCGCTCATCAAGGCCGAGATCATGGGCGATATCCTGCACAAGTCCCTGCAGGTGGACACACAGATCGCCTTGGAGTATGCTTCCGTGGAGGGCATGAGAGCAGTCTTCCAGGAG atttgggAGGAATCCTACCAGCGCGTGGCTAACGAGCAGGAGATTTATGAAG CCCAGCTCCATGACCTTCTCCAGCTGAAGCAGGAGAACGCCTACCTGACCACCATCACCAAGCAGATCACGCCCTACGTCCGCTCCATTGCCAAGGTGAAGGAGCGTTTAGAGCCCAG GTTTCAGGCCCCTGTGGAGGAACCGTCAGACCATCTCCAAAACACGCACGATGATGGCGTGAACGGCGAGGCCCAGGCCAG AGTCTCTGCTTTGAAACCTGCAACGGAAAAAGAAATCTCCTGA
- the RPL22 gene encoding large ribosomal subunit protein eL22 produces MAPVKKLVVKGGKKKKQVLKFTLDCTHPVEDGIMDAANFEQFLQERIKVNGKAGNLGGGVVTIERSKSKITVTSEVPFSKRYLKYLTKKYLKKNNLRDWLRVVANSKESYELRYFQINQDEEEEEDED; encoded by the exons ATGGCGCCAGTG AAAAAGCTTGTGGTGAAGGGGggcaaaaaaaagaagcaagtccTGAAGTTTACTCTTGACTGTACCCATCCTGTAGAAGATGGAATCATGGATGCGGCCAATTTT GAGCAGTTTCTTCAGGAAAGAATCAAAGTGAATGGAAAAGCTGGGAATCTCGGAGGAGGTGTTGTAACAATCGAAAGAAGCAAAAGCAAGATCACTGTAACTTCCGAGGTGCCTTTTTCCAAAAG GTATTTGAAATATCTcaccaaaaaatatttgaagaagaataATCTCCGTGATTGGTTACGCGTAGTTGCTAACAGCAAAGAAAGTTACGAATTACGTTACTTCCAGATTAATCAagatgaagaagaggaggaagatgaggatTGA